The Acidimicrobiales bacterium genomic interval CACCCCGATCCTCATCTCCGGCGCCGCCGTCTGGTTCACGAAGCGGCCGCAGCGCTCGAACGTGTGGACGATGGCCATGATCGGCCTCGCCGCCTACATCTTCCTGTTCGCCGGCCCGTACGGGATCATCACGCTCCCGGCGATGATCGCCCTGGCCGTCGGCGGCTTCCAGTCCCGGCGAGCGGAGTCCAAGGAGCGCCTCGCCGAGCTGCGGGCGAAGAAGGAAGCCGCGGTCGACGGCGAGGAGATCGACGGTGAGGTGATCGACGTCGATTCGACCGAGGTCGAGGGTGCAGACGACCCGGACGACACCGACGTCACCGACGCCGCAGAGCCCGTCGGCGACGAGGACCGCCGCTAGGGTCGCCCCGCCATCGAGACCACCGCACGAGGAGACCCGAAGATGTCGGAAGCCGCAGAGGCCGCACACGCCAAGTTCCAGACCCTGATCGGCGAGGAGGGCGAGCCCGGCGAGTGGATCCAGGTCACCCAGGAGATGATCAACCAGTTCGCCGACGTGACGATGGACCACCAGTTCATCCACGTCGACCCCGAGGCGGCGAAGAACACGCCCTTCGGTGGCACCATCGCCCACGGCTTCCTGACGCTGTCGCTCCTCGTCCCGCTGTCCAGCTCGATCAAGCAGGACCCGGAGACGGTGAAGGGCGTGATCATGGGCGTGAACTACGGCTTCGACAAGATCCGCTTCATCGCCCCGGTCCCGAGCGGCTCCCGCATCCGGGTCCGCGCCGTCCTGAAGGCCGCTGAGCTCAAGGGCAACTCCGTCAACGCCACCCGGACCTACACCATCGAGATCGAGGGCTCCGACAAGCCGGCCGTCGTCGCCGACTGGATCACCCGCCTCACCTACGCCTGACCGAGGCGCGGCTCAGCCGGTGGTGGCGGCCGTGTAGGTGAACTGGAGGCGGGCCACGTCGATGGCCGCCCCCTCGAGCAGGTCGACAGCCTCGTTGCCGGGCAACCCCGGAGCGAGGCCGACCGGCTCGGCCATGGCGTAGAGGCGGACCTCGTAGCGGTGCGCCCCGGTGTCCGGTCGTGGGCACGGAGCCTCCCAGCCGAGGATGTCGCCGTCGCTGCGCCCGAGCAGCGCTCCCTCGGGCGGCTGGTCCACGTCGAGTCGAGCGGTGGTGCTCGGCAGGCCGGAGATGATCAGGTGGACACGGTCGGAGGCGTCGAGGTCCACGACCACCACGGCCAGCTCGGCGGCGGCCAGCGGCGCGCCGCTGAACACGAGCTCCGGTGCTGCACCGGCCCCGTCGCAGGTGAA includes:
- a CDS encoding YbhB/YbcL family Raf kinase inhibitor-like protein; amino-acid sequence: MASTRSRALAVLTVAGIALTSCNDDGRTLAPTSATMPPPEIPTTEPAEEIIGLRVTSPDVVEGAVLDPEFTCDGAGAAPELVFSGAPLAAAELAVVVVDLDASDRVHLIISGLPSTTARLDVDQPPEGALLGRSDGDILGWEAPCPRPDTGAHRYEVRLYAMAEPVGLAPGLPGNEAVDLLEGAAIDVARLQFTYTAATTG
- a CDS encoding MaoC family dehydratase, translated to MSEAAEAAHAKFQTLIGEEGEPGEWIQVTQEMINQFADVTMDHQFIHVDPEAAKNTPFGGTIAHGFLTLSLLVPLSSSIKQDPETVKGVIMGVNYGFDKIRFIAPVPSGSRIRVRAVLKAAELKGNSVNATRTYTIEIEGSDKPAVVADWITRLTYA